From the genome of Cervus elaphus chromosome 7, mCerEla1.1, whole genome shotgun sequence:
TTTTCTGAATTTGCCCGTTTTGGATAATTCACATCCTTGGAATCGTAATATGTGCACTATTTTGTGTCTGTTACCTAGAACAGCATGCTCTGATAGGTCATTTCACATTTGTAGCATTTATGGGTATTTGATTCCGGAATAATTTGGATAGTACCTTTTGCTTATCTACCTGTTGCTGGATATTTGGCTTGACACTTTTTGGCTGTTGAGAATAGAGTAAggtacattttttatttatttatttttttggtacatttttaaaaaacagatttatcTTGCATTGTGAAGAGTGCTGGTTAACTTGACCTGTGAAGGCACATTAGTATCACTTTTCTTTGTGATTTGTCTTCAGTgagttgtttcattttgttttttaatttgcttctgAGTAGGTGATTCTCCTCTTGTAGGTGAAATTAATTGAAATAGATAAAATTCTTAGTTTATACTTTGGTAAACGCTCGTCTGGTGTGTTTTCTTCCCTGCCGCAGCCTCTCCCCCCCCACAATTTGTTCTGGCTTCTATGCAGTTATTGGTAACTTGGGATAGACCTAGCTTTTTGGGTTTTATTTAGTATTGAGCTCTttaataaatctatttttcacagtggattataatattttttattattattatttcagaaaTGCATCGTGATTCCTGTCCATTGGACTGTAAAGTTTATGTAGGTAATCTTGGAAACAATGGTAACAAGACTGAATTGGAACGAGCTTTTGGCTATTATGGACCACTCCGAAGTGTGTGGGTTGCTAGAAACCCTCCCGGCTTTGCTTTTGTTGAATTTGAAGATCCCCGAGATGCAGCTGATGCTGTTCGAGAGCTAGATGGGAGGTAATTTGTCGATTAATTTAATTAATGATAGTTTATTgtgttttaatgtttaaaatctcTAGAATGTATGGCTTTTAGGTTTCTTCTTTGATGTTATTGGAAATTTACATAAAACCTTTTTTTGGCAATCAAAAAAGTGAACAATTTGTGAAGATATCTAGGAAGTTTTTTTATTCAGTTGGCcattggagaaaataattttaatggtcAGTTCTTGGGTGTGTGACTTCATGTGGTTGAAACATTTTAATCTAAATTCACCACAAAGCATCAATCATGTCACCTTTGAATTGTGTCTAAATAATTGTGGATCAATCATCCCTCTTAATGACCACAGATTGTAAGTGGATGATGGTTATATGGGTTTATTGTACTATTATCTTTTTGATACATGTTGGAAATATTTGTTTAAGAAGTGCATCATATAACAATATTTCCCTTTGCATTACAATATTCTGTTAGCTGGCTGGTAAGTTAACACCTGAGTCTTAACAGTGAACAAGTGTGTTGCTCTTCTTCCTGGCATTTGAAAACTATTGGGTTTCATGAAACCAAGGAAAAGAATTAAGATCCAAAAATTAAAGGGTCTGTGAGTTGATATGTAAAAGGTCATTTATCTGAGCAGATTACAGAAACATTTTTCCAGGACCCCACCTCTTCCCAATCACTGTCCACATATCTAAACTTAGTGGTTGTGGACCAATGAGTAGGTGGAAtataaaggtcttttttttttttttcttttttaattgttctCAGCTACAGTTTCTTGTGTTTAAACTGTTGTGTGATGattgaagggaaaggaaaatgtaaaatgtcCAGGATGCTTCTGTCCGGTTTACTGTTGTTTGCTTAGAGGGGATAGGGAGGAGAGAGACCAACAAATAAGAGTATTTATGGTTGGTAAACAGTTGCTGCAACTTGCCAAGGAAGAAGTCAAAACAGGATGTTCAGATGAACTAGCTTGGAGGATGAATCCATAGGTTTTCATACTTAAATTGTAACTTAACATTGAGCCCAGTGATCAGACTAACAGCAATAAAACATAAGGAAGTTGGTTTTCTTTACTAGAAAAAGATAAGGAACTAAAACTTGCTTTGGTATTAAGGATTCTGCAGACATTCAGTTGGATTCTTTGCAAAGAAGCTAGCTAGCTATAAGAGggggctttttgttttttctttcctttaatacaCGTCTCTCAAAATTAGTTTGGCTGTTTTGAAtttactgtttcttttcctcctaGAACACTGTGTGGCTGCCGAGTAAGAGTGGAACTATCGAATGGTGAAAAGAGAAGTCGTAATCGTGGCCCACCTCCTTCTTGGGGTCGTCGCCCTCGAGATGATTATCGGAGGAGGAGTCCTCCACCTCGACGCAGGTACTTAGAGAGAGCGTGTTTAGAGGTGTTGGTGTAATGGAGTAGCTAATAGGAACAGGTATCTCTCTTAAAGTTTGTTGGTGGGTTTTAACTTTGAAGAATCAGGTTTTTATGAAGCGTTTGCTGGGTGTAGTTTGGGATATGTGAGTTGTGCTGAGTGTTGGCTTTTGTCTTTAGGTCACTGTTCATGTTGGTAGTCAGTAACTTCTATCTTGGATCTGTCTTCTAGTTCATCTTCTAGTTGCATCTTTCCAAGTCTTCCCTTATACTTCAGTTTaggcctttttccatttcttgacTCCATAATGACAAACATTACATTCAACTCTAGCTCTTCACAAAAATGTGTTTTCTACTGTTAGCACGATTGTAATATTTATCAAACAGGCAGCTGTTTTATTGTTACAACTGGTAAAGTAGAAATCATTCTGAAACTAAAGTCACTGACCAATAAAGGGGGCTAAAGTAATCCCAGTCATCTGTTCTTCAAACCCAAATAGGAGAGGATGCAGGttttttttataattgaaaatGGCATCATTCTTGGACCAGGCAGTACTGTCTGGATGCTAACTCCACATCTCCTCAAACCTCCAAAATAGTTTCTATAGGACTGAATTTACCTCTTACAGGTGAGTGAAGTCCTAGGAGATAGGAGTTCAAAATCTTGCCCCTTTtgctattttgaaaaacaaaacaacacactgTTGCCCATCATAATAAAGAGTATTTGTTAGCTAATAGATGGTTGTACTGAtggcttgtttttcattttttttttgtgctttttggtccatctattaataaaaatgaacccCGTTACAGAGTCACCATCATGTCTCTTCTCACCACCCTCTGAGTCTGCATTAGCCAGTCAACTAGCCCTTTCAGCGTCATGTGACCAGCGCGCCCCATTCAGCTTGGCTGGTGTCGTTTCACATGACCCAGGCATGGCCAGTCGTCAGGTTGCACCGCCCTTTGGTTCCCGAGCATGCTGTTTTCTCTCAGCCTTCTCTCCAACCTTAACCAAATCGGCAGCAGCCACCTCGACCGCCCACACATTCCTGGCCAATCAGCTCAGCTGTTTATTTACCAAATGTCTTCACAACAACTACAGCAGCAGCCTTCGGCTaacaaaaaagcaggaaaaatccACAACACCCCCTTCGCCAACCAACTAAATCCAACGCAACATCTGGCAAAACCTTTTCAGCAAATTCTTCCTGGCCGTCAGTCCGGCAGCCTCACCTCACCATTTCTAGCTTGTTGAAACCCAAAAACTAGTAAGTTTTTCCTGCTTATACAGTTTACTGCTGGTTAAAATAAGGAGTAAGCGGCTTAAAGTAATTCTTTTTTCTGGATCAAAGGCTGGCTGTGCATAATTGAATGGTAACGTACATATATATTGCTTGAATAAAACTTTTAAGGGTGATAGGGAACTCATAATGTAACTAGACCTTCAAGTGAAACTTATTTGCATGTGTGAGATGccaaactaaaaattttaataactctAACAGATTTAGCTTTCCTTTCTAGCAAAAATTTGTTGAATCCTATCACCTTTAAATGGTTTTACtaacagttttcaaaatttttaaattttgggggTGAAGTGGGCCAAGCTAAGGTAATTTTGATAAGTCTAAACACACTCTTAAATGTGACGATCACAAATGCAGTTCTAATGTAGCACTTAATGGCATCAATATTTACACCTAGCGCGTTTTCACAAAATTACACTATCCACCTGGTACCTAAGTCTTGTCATGGACTTACAGGTTTGCATGGGTTCCAAATACTGGTTTATGGTACTGTTTTTGGAACTACTTGTGGGACTACATTTTGGTGTGGTGTTTGGGTAGTGAAGTTAGTTTGACATGAAGTTTTGCATTGGACAGATCTGCTGTGAAGCATTCTTTGTTAAAGTGAATCCATGATTGGAATACCTGCTTTTCACTTGAGCTTTTGGTTCCTTAATCCTTCTGtgccctttttttgttttgttttcctttaaaaagttttattttttggacGATGGGTGCCAGTTCTTCGGCACATTCACTGGGCCCAACAGTGAGATTGAAAAGTTGGGAAATGCCTCACGCCATAAATGCTAATTGACAGTTAGCCTAATTTTCCTGTTTTCCGCTTTTAGATCTCCAAGACGGAGAAGCTTCTCCCGCAGCCGGAGCAGGTAAAGTATCTTTTGGGGGCCACATTCTCAGAAGTGGGAGTGTTTGTGCAATTTGTAAGCTGTTTTCCAGATGACTCAGTTAATGGCAATAGACTCTGACTTTAGTGATGAATCAAGTAACATACAGAACTTTTAGCTTTCAAGAACTACTGAGACATTGTTTGTATAATCCTGAAtggctctatttttctttctctccttactTTAGGTCCCTTTCTAGAGATAGGAGAAGAGAGAGATCACTGTCCCGGGAGAGAAATCACAAGCCGTCCCGATCTTTCTCTAGGTCTCGTAGGTAAGATCTTTAATGACCTGAGCCATTTAAGAGCTTGCATACATAATatactaaaaacagaaataagtctTTTAAGCTACTAGGACAAAATGTTTATAACTttattgtgaaaatcttttaagttttgcCTGTAACTGAGTTAACAGATGTAACTTTTACTTTTCAGCCGATCTAGgtcaaatgaaaggaaatagaAGACAAGTTTGCAAGAGGAGTGGTGTACAGGAAATAACTTCATTTGACAGGAGTATGtacagaaaattcaagttttgtttgAGACTTCATAAGCttggtgcatttttaaaatgttttagctGTTCACATTTGTTTGTCTGTTGGAACAGTGACACAAAGGTGTAATTCTCTATGGTTTGAAATGGATCATATGGGGCATGTAATATCAAGAATTGTTACTTTACAATGTTCCCTTAAGCAAAATTTAATTTGCTTTGAATTTTAGTCTTGCATAGGCTGATAATAAACCTCTTAACTCCTGCCCAGCTAAAGTCAATGTTTAAcattatggaaataaaaactggcaaaaattggaagattttttttcaacataGCTGGGATATGGTATGCAGCTGTAGTTAAGCAGTTTTTAAACTGCTGTGAACTCAAAAACCAGCTGGAAAAATTAAAGCTTCACCCTTAAACTAGATTAGAGGTTTAAAAATCCCACTAGTCTTCACACTGGACAAAAGGTTGTCCAGTTGGTGTAGAATCTAAGAAGTTTCAAGGAAGTTAGTTTACCTTTGCTTTAGGTTGTAAGTTCCTTCTGTGATTGCTGTATATGAATACATAGCTCTTTGTAACGTTCTTTATTTGGAAATCTGAGATACTCAAGATAACAAATGTCCTGCCAGTTTAAGGGTACATTGTAGAGCTGAACTGAGTTACTGTGCAAGATTCTTTTTTCATGCTGTCATTTGTAATATGTTTTGTGAGAATCCTTGGGATTAAAGTTTTGGTTACAAATTGTTGTTTAACCTGAAAGCCTGTTTTTCCTTGCAAAACTAAAATCTGAGCTTGGTACCAAGTCCAGGTATAACATTCCTATTGGAAGCCATACTTATATTTTCTTGTAAAgtgcttttgaaaataaaatataagcataATTGTAATAGTTGAACCCACTATTACCATAGTTCTTGTCCCACAGAAGGCAGTTGGTTACacaaatcttattttttaagaaataacgTTCGAGGCTTTTGAAGTGAAGGGACTTTCTGGTGTCCACCTAAGTGATATGTTTTTAGGAGCAGAAGCCAGTTTAAAGTCCATGATTATTCAGTGACCAACATTTTAAAGTATAGCCACCTGATACATTATAATCCAAAGTTGCCAGTAAAAAGCTTTTATCACTAGCATGACAATGTTCCACAGAGCTTTAaaaattgcttccattttatatAATTTGAGGTGTTGCATGGGAATTCTAAATTGATCCATCATTATGTGAAATTCACTACATGGTTCAAATGTAACAGTGCAGAATTGAAATATGGAGGCATGCATAATCTTCCTCTTAAATATCTAGAGGAGTTGTAATTTCAAACTTCTGTGCAATTAGATTAAATCATAATGCAACAGTCTTGTGGCTTAGTTTCCTTAAATGTGCTATTTAAAGATAGTTTTGAATTGTGCTATACTGACTTTTCTTTAACATGAAAGACAAGTCATTGTGTTAATCTATAAGGATGTTTTATAAGAAATTCATCCTAAACAAGTTTATTTCCAGTGGTCCTTCTTAACCTTTCACGAAAGTGTCAAGGGAGAAGAGTCCTGGGTATCACAGCAGAGAACTGGTGTCAGTGGAGTTCAGTATGATCCTTGCTGGCAGAAGACATTTATAAAACTGCCTACTTACTGAGAGCTCAGGCTTTGGGCCTTCTGGCCTTTCATAATGAGCTTAAAAACTGTTGGGATCAAGCAGGGCAAGATAGCTACTGATTCGTGGAAGTAATTCAGTACATCAATATTACACTGCCCTTATAATGAACGTGAATACTTTTGACAGTATGCAACTTGCAGAGTCTCACATTGGGCTTCTGTAAAAAGGAAAGATTATAGCTACAAAGTGGCGAATACAGACCCAATATAAAGTTAACTGATTTATCCTTAGGATCCAAATTTGCAATCACTTTAACCAGAAGCCTTAGCACAGTTTTATGGCTTGTTAAAAAATATAGAAGGTAGAAATTATTAAAACTTTGCATTCTACGTTTACATTGTGGCTTTTAGAAAGGTCTCTGTAGTTAACTAATTTCTGAAATTACAAGTCCCATTGGCCAGTTGTGTCTTGGATTCTCAGTTGAATATTATACTGAAAGCAGTCACAGAAACTGACTTGTGATGTAATGATAACAGGTGTTCACTAGAGGTCACTGTTAACACTTGGTGATAAGGAACATGTCTTAAggattatagtttttatttttgcagGAATAGTTAATTCTATGGTTCTTATTTCATTGTGGGTTACTTCTGACCTCCATATCTTAAGCAAAAagagaagttttaattttatgagaTATAGATACCTTTTACCAACTATTTCTATGTTTTTTACAGTTCCTTAAAAGATAATGTGATCAgtagatggcatcaccaccttTTTTAGTTAGACTCACCCATATTTGGATGGAAAGTCCTGGTTGCTTTTTATTGGCATGTTGTGGTTCATATTTCTGCAGTGCTTTATCAGGaatggtattttccaggcctaCTGATTCAtttttccatccctgggttataTAAGAACCACTGGTTTAGTACTTTGTATTAATGTGCTTTTGTTTTCAGAATCCCCAACATGATTTAGTTGTCAGACCTGGTTGGTGGCAATGTCTTCCAGTTGTATATTTTTGTACTAGACTGTTGccttctggttttcttttctttctttcttttttttttttttttttgagaacacgAAAGACTTTATAATTAAAGTAGCTGAAGAAAAACTGGGTTGGAGTATATTTTTATCAAAACAGTCTGATACTGTTGGATTCAATTTTATATATTCACACAAATTCTCTTCATTCTACTTTATTAAATTCATTGGCTGCTTCAAAAGAATTCAGCTGTATACAGAATAGTTGTAAGGTTCTGAgaagaaatactgaaaatttGTCTTGATAAACCTAGTTAACTGCTTAATTTTGTTATTCAACTTACTGCTTATTGAGACTGCAGAAATTCATAATATGgtattttcataattttgtatCCCAGTTCTTTTAACTACCTGGATGGAGCACAAGACAACAGCCAAAATGTTTCCCAGACTAACACATGAAGTACATGTGTAGaatattaccttttttttttttaagttttcccttGGTTCTCTTACTTGCATAAAGCATTGGTGGCCATATAGTGCCTTATCTATTAGTACATGTATGTACTTAGTCTTGAAGTGAAAACCTCTGGAAACATTGATCCTTACCTTCTTTGCTAGTAGTCATTGTTGGGAGATTAGATGAGATGGAgaatatttcac
Proteins encoded in this window:
- the SRSF3 gene encoding serine/arginine-rich splicing factor 3, which gives rise to MHRDSCPLDCKVYVGNLGNNGNKTELERAFGYYGPLRSVWVARNPPGFAFVEFEDPRDAADAVRELDGRTLCGCRVRVELSNGEKRSRNRGPPPSWGRRPRDDYRRRSPPPRRRSPRRRSFSRSRSRSLSRDRRRERSLSRERNHKPSRSFSRSRSRSRSNERK